The region GGACGATTCTCAAAGAGGTCGTATTGCACCGGAACCACCGAGTTCCAGTGTTGGGAGTACTCCTAGTCCTACGACAGCATATCACCGCAATACTtcagaatttttcaaagtaataatgcgcgatataaatgcatatatcataatattgtataattaaaagattttcacAAATCTTTTGTGTTTCAACTTTTGTAGGTTGTTACACCAGCGAGTGATTGCGAGGCAGATTCCCCGTCTCCGGAACGTAATCATAAAGTTGCGAGAGTCATTGGTGAATTACCAATTGCTCAATATTCTGGCAGCCCGAGACGTTATGGAGTTCGCGAAAATACACAGCTTCCTAGTTTATTATCGTCGCCTTCAATGTACATGACACCAAGACCTGGTTTTCCGCAGAGAGTATTACCAACAACACCAAATCATAATGAGGTAaaagatacatattatttgcggaatattgtatatagaaTTAGATGGACAGTCtaattttgttgatttttttctcatgtcCTAAGAAGGAAGATACTTCTGGAGAAATCGTTATAGACAAGACTGTGATAGAAAATACTAGTATCGAAGATCAGCCTATCAATCCTTCAACTCCATCACCAAAGgcagaagaggaagaggaggattCTTTAAAGCCATCGACTTTGCCTGTTGATAATATAAGCAGTCTCGTCACATCAGGAGGTAGTACTTTCGACTATCTGTACGAATTTTCAGAAACGCGAAAAGTATTGGAAGAATTCTTCAAATGCCCGGCGCCCacgaaagaaaaggagaacaATATAGAATCTTTTCCTTTTCAAGTAAGTTTTTGTTGAAACAACAAttgttaaatctttatttataaatattaaatttttctgttaaGAAGATAAGGAAAAGATATAATCAAGAATttctatcaaataatttataattaaaaaataaatatatcaaaatgcacacaatttttcaatatataaatttataagttacaaataattaataaaattattttttgttgcacACAAGGATCTTGATTATGAATTACGAAGACAAGGAGGAAGTGCATATGTTGGTCAGCGATTAGCTAGTGGTCCACCAGTAACGGAAGAGGTTATGGTACACGAATCTCCTAAGAAGCAACGTGCAGAATTTCAAAATgtaagcataaaaataaagtaagaaGTATTACCTTAAGgattttgtcttttttcctttgtttaatatttattaattttggttTCTCTCATGTCATGTTAGTTTCACATCATTATGatgtttattcatatattagaaacttgtgcaataaacaagaaatacaaaataatgttaacaACTTTAcaactttaaaataacaataaatacaatacaaatattgttaataactttaaaatgtCTACAGATACTCCAAAATTCTCCAATACTTGGGTTTCTTCTAGtagtttaattctaaatataaatctgtatttatatataggttTTTGTACACATGTGATCGCTTGTGAGAGaagctttattaaatatttgaaatacgaATCATGCTATGGAGTAAACATTTTCagcagaattttttctttgcttttttttttagacaggTGAACACGAAAACAATTTTCTAGACCTCTCGGTAGGTACAGGTAGCAGTGAAGATCTTGGAGAGACCGAGGTCGGTTTACAAGTAGGACATTCACGTAATTTCACGCTGAGTCCCGAGACAACAGACTGCGACAGCAATTGTGGAGATTTGGATAGCGAAGTGTCCCTCATGATGATGGATAATGAATTAATGCCAGCAAGTGGCCTTCTCGGATCGGTCGGCGATTTGGGGAATAATTCGGATTCCTTGAGAATATACACTAGTATGCCAGTATTAGAAGACGGTTTGTCTAGCGGTCATGCGAGCGACACCGATAACAATAATCCTACTGTGATGCTAATGAAACGACAAATAAacgaaatagaaaaagagattatacAAAGAACTCGTAACGATATGTTAGGCACAAACGAGAATGATTCCGGGAAAGATGTTGGTCTCAATGTAACAAAGGATATTTTACACACGTTAAAGACTACATCGTCTCCCGATCTATTTATcgcaaagaaagagaattcATACGATACGAACGAGTTGCAGCTCGATGGATTAGATCCATTGGGTACGCCACCGCCACCGGCGCCTCAGGGACGGCAAAGTGTAACCTTGGAAGTAAATTGTGGCGAGGTAGAAGCGGCCATCAAAGACATCAGGATGGCATTACAAAGGACTAAAACTCTCCCTGTGAAATCTCCGTCCGAAGATCCACCGGAACCGAGCGTCAGTCCGATATGGATACCAAGGTATCTtatgttttgttttatataaggATAAGGGTATTCCAATTGTGTTGTCCAATCTGTGATATTTCGCTTTGATACCTTGCTTGATTGAATAAAGATGTTCCttgtatgatattaaatacgtACGTTTGGGATACCCTTTGGGATATCTCATTGTTTTGCACGTTAAACGCATCTAACTAAGATGCAGTATAATGGACGGCAGGCGGAGAATCTGCATGGAAAACAATAGTGAAGAATCCGATGCGCGTCGCATAGGCGACGAAGCCGATGTGGAGATCGAGGAGTGTCCGGACGAGGAAGAGGCAGATACTGATCTTGAAACAGATCGATTACTTGGACAACAGAGGACGGATGATCAAGGATTTTATGATGACAAGGTAAacacgtaatatatattcgacTATGCGCAATCTCATTTTATTGGGTatcacttttattaattattgttatatcaatggatttctcttttcttttaatgttcAGGAATTCAGGGATCTAAAGCAAATCGAAAAATgggatactttttaatattatataaaaattttttttaaacgaatagaaaaatagttttttttgttaaaaaatatattattatatatatatatatatatatatatatatatatatatatatataaaataatatatttttaacagaaaaactatttttctattcgtatacatatatatatatatatatatatatatatatatatatatgtatgtatgtatgtatgtatgtatgtatgtatgtatgtatgtatgtatgtatatataggtatataggtatatgtatatttatatgtatgtacacatatatatacatatttaatacaaatatatatttttcactatGCAGATGCGCACAATTacttaaaatgcattattgttctttttcttctgCTTTACTAtctttagtaattttttactttaatttttttattaatataaaaatattttttaataaaaaagaaatatttatttagttttttaaactaaattttacgCGATGTTAAAaagtattctatttttttatttgctagaTTTTATAaccctttaattaaataacaaaattacaactcattttataacaatatatatatgcgtacaCTGTAACTTTTCCTACTAGGTAATGTCGAGGTGATGGCGATGCGTTTAAATTTAGGCGAAAAGGGATACGAATAATGCGCATTTTCCGTATATTCTGTGCAATTTGATTGGTATTGGTGTTCAATTAATATCGTCTTGGTGTTACACAGGGGTGGAGGAAGCCTAAGACTAGGACAATGTTACCGCCAATGAATGCGAAAGTCGCTACACCAAAGCAAACCCCTCCCAAAACCTTGAGTGTGGCCCCAATAGAAACGCTAGCGCCTTCCGAGCCCATACCCTCAACGTCTACCTCGATCTCCCCACCTCCCGTAGTGTCTGTTATACAATCATCGTCTTCTAACGAGTGCGAAGTAACCACTCCCGCGCAACCTACGTCGAGTCCGCAGAAGACCCCAGTCAAAAACTCTCCCTCATCCCCTCAGAGCCTCAAGGAATCCAACAACAAGGTGAAAAAGGTGCCCTTTCAAATGCTACCACGGAATATTTGTTCTTAGAGATTGTAGATATCTATATCTCTCTAAGTGCTCTTTGTGATGAAATATTGGTGCATGACAgtgtactattttttttgttgctaAATGAAATACATTCTAATCagcttaaatatataatttatgtcacatattaatctcattttaaataaaattttcaatatgatAATACTTAGGTACAATTGATAGTTACtaagatattattgataatatagttaatatatacattttaacaaaaataattttttacacaataataaaaatattaaatgtatttaatagtacttgataaataattgataaaaatgtttaagctgatttttttaataaaaaaagagggtatttttttgttatccaATTACTTCTCCTTTTCTTCACAGCTTCTGCTTATTATGCTACTTTTAATTTGCAACAGAAATAGCTTTAATCGTGTGTTTATAGAAATAGTGCATAttggataattttttcttgacaaATCATGCAATTGTAATGAAacactattatataattctttcctGTGCTTTGCagaacaaaataattcttataattcatttataaaaacggaaaagaaggaaaagtcAGTAATATTTagctcattatattattattcctaATACTATTAATGATGCTTTTTTACTTTACagttttttatcgttttatttattataaataagaacaTGTTaacatattatgtttattggctttttttatataacaattattgcaTGTtagcatattgtatatacatatattctattgTTTAAAtgattacacatatatatatatatatatatatatatatatatatatatatatatatatatatacattatatatctaCGAAATTTGTCACTATACCTATCTATAAGTCTTATCTGTGCtatcatgcaaattgcattccgttttgttttgtttttcaggataaagaaggaaagaagaaaagcaGAAACAAGGAAGGTACTGtcacatttttgttaatacaatttttttcccaaTACTTCGTACGTAACGATTTTCTCCAATTacggatattaataattatactaatataatatttctttctactGCTTGCATGGATGTTATAATGGCATCTTCCTCTAATCACTCTTATATGGtaagtattttctttttatatctgtatatattctttttcattaaaaaaaaaattaaaatatttaattattattattactattaataaacttttttttatttaattcattattaacatttttaatttttgtatgtagTATGTATATCACActcttaacattattattatatttcttgctCTAATTCAAGATTTATCTATccatatctaataatattccgTTTGCATGATATATGTTTTTCGAGACTATCTTTATGTACATAAACACCATTTATAAATCTTGCTCGGAAACTTGAGAAGTATGTTCAAATGAGATAATTACATTCTTTTGTGTTTCTTGATAAGATCGGCAGCTATAACGTGATAAACACTATTCGAGAGTTTTACTATTGAGGATTCAGaagttataatcttttttatgctTGGCCTCTTTTCATCTAAAGCGTCTTAGGTGAAGAGGCTGGGCGAAAAAGTATACAATTTTCGAATCTTACTCATATaagtgtttataattttttacggaACGTAATGTTCAATGAATATTAAGTGATTGTGCATCAAGTGTATATTTGTCGCGCTTACATacaatcgtaaaataaattcatcttttaatgcgcaatatatatttttctatgaatgatataataaaagtgaatACTAAataggataaaataaaagtgtgcgtgaatataataaaagtggaAAACAGTTTCTTTCGTCAAGATAATCAAATTGAAAGAAGATCGGAAAGAATtggaagattataaaattaaactttataatttcatgCGCTGCAAAATATGCGAAAACCCTAATGATAACTATAGATTCGAATATGCAAGGATCAAAGACTCTGATATTGGACACTGCATCTAAGTCCTCTGTTAAATTACCTCAATGTTCTTCTAAGCGCTTAATTACCTTTGGCACAATAAATTGCgagagaaaagggaaaaataCTAAATGGTATGTTTCTGTGCCGCTTTCAGATTTATTGAACGATCCGTCAGTATTGATCGAAGGTGTCCTATTCCGTGCGAGGTATTTGGGATCCACGCAACTGGTATGCGAGGGTCAACCGACGAAGTCGACTCGAATGTGTCAAGCAGAGGAAGCCGTTTCCAGAATAAAGGTACATATGCGAAaacgcatttttttctatttttttatttgttacgtTATCTCAAACGTTTCTCCTcttgtgaatttatattatacaggaTATCTCATATAGATAGACACTACTgtattctttgtaaaaaaatgaacatCTATTTTAGAAACGtatcaattttgaaatattttgtttttcaatatatcaatattgtgttttattataaaaatataaatattagacttagttataatagaattacaGAAACTTTTACACGAAGAATCATATGAAACAGTAAATGCACTGTATTGGCATATTAAAAGATGGGTATACCGAAAACATTTccgaaaattataaagaaaaaagatgctTATGTTACAAGgactttactttatataaactgCCCTGTATAGCTCACATTTAGGAGAAATGTGTATACAGGGTAAGTCACTAAAAATTGCCTTCtaaaatatcttcataaatatattgataacatATTCATAACATATTCTTGTAgattatctcgagagctttccaaaccACTATAatgaagtattttttcatcaagtatttttccagttattttacatcttattctgacatatttcgattaaaatataaaatatctcgtaaaatatttagtttctGATAATCTtaccgtaatatttttatctacagaatgataagataaatcaattggtataaaaaaaataattgtttttaagaaaaaatatgtaattatttacaatatattttttttaaactattgtttttttacaattgattCATCTCAAATTTCgtgtataaaagtattac is a window of Cataglyphis hispanica isolate Lineage 1 chromosome 4, ULB_Chis1_1.0, whole genome shotgun sequence DNA encoding:
- the LOC126849062 gene encoding uncharacterized protein LOC126849062 isoform X1; the encoded protein is MLQNNICIKFIIIEIAGGREVFSQSRGKVAARKSRFLAASNSINNEDIQTDNKLSVKKNNKSPSTQTIWELRSRCGESRKQRANREVTETVFASEVHSVRRNPTKSILDYDSPKSNRSNRIINYDTILNSNNVEYTIPKSITDLDYGLPKSCIDYQSNHNTPARSMAIVSDGEVVVFDDIDDNWQGLRLDLASSNTNQITAANVDLETDDSQRGRIAPEPPSSSVGSTPSPTTAYHRNTSEFFKVVTPASDCEADSPSPERNHKVARVIGELPIAQYSGSPRRYGVRENTQLPSLLSSPSMYMTPRPGFPQRVLPTTPNHNEKEDTSGEIVIDKTVIENTSIEDQPINPSTPSPKAEEEEEDSLKPSTLPVDNISSLVTSGGSTFDYLYEFSETRKVLEEFFKCPAPTKEKENNIESFPFQDLDYELRRQGGSAYVGQRLASGPPVTEEVMVHESPKKQRAEFQNTGEHENNFLDLSVGTGSSEDLGETEVGLQVGHSRNFTLSPETTDCDSNCGDLDSEVSLMMMDNELMPASGLLGSVGDLGNNSDSLRIYTSMPVLEDGLSSGHASDTDNNNPTVMLMKRQINEIEKEIIQRTRNDMLGTNENDSGKDVGLNVTKDILHTLKTTSSPDLFIAKKENSYDTNELQLDGLDPLGTPPPPAPQGRQSVTLEVNCGEVEAAIKDIRMALQRTKTLPVKSPSEDPPEPSVSPIWIPRCSIMDGRRRICMENNSEESDARRIGDEADVEIEECPDEEEADTDLETDRLLGQQRTDDQGFYDDKGWRKPKTRTMLPPMNAKVATPKQTPPKTLSVAPIETLAPSEPIPSTSTSISPPPVVSVIQSSSSNECEVTTPAQPTSSPQKTPVKNSPSSPQSLKESNNKVKKDKEGKKKSRNKEDLLNDPSVLIEGVLFRARYLGSTQLVCEGQPTKSTRMCQAEEAVSRIKAPDGDTQPSTEVDLFISTEKIMVLNTDLKEIMMDHALRTISYIADIGDLVVLMARRRFVPHEMEEVPKINRTPKMICHVFESEEAQFIAQSIGQAFQVAYMEFLKANGIEDHSFVKEMDYQEVLNSQEIFGDELQMFAKKEMQKEVVVPKAKGEILGVVIVESGWGSMLPTVVIANLAPAGAAARCGQLNIGDQIIAINGVSLVGLPLSTCQTYIKNSKNQTVVKLTVVPCAPVVEVKIKRPDTKYQLGFSVQNGVICSLLRGGIAERGGVRVGHRIIEINNQSVVAVPHEKIVNLLATSVGEILMKTMPTSMFRLLTGQESPVYI
- the LOC126849062 gene encoding uncharacterized protein LOC126849062 isoform X3, which encodes MLQNNICIKFIIIEIAGGREVFSQSRGKVAARKSRFLAASNSINNEDIQTDNKLSVKKNNKSPSTQTIWELRSRCGESRKQRANREVTETVFASEVHSVRRNPTKSILDYDSPKSNRSNRIINYDTILNSNNVEYTIPKSITDLDYGLPKSCIDYQSNHNTPARSMAIVSDGEVVVFDDIDDNWQGLRLDLASSNTNQITAANVDLETDDSQRGRIAPEPPSSSVGSTPSPTTAYHRNTSEFFKVVTPASDCEADSPSPERNHKVARVIGELPIAQYSGSPRRYGVRENTQLPSLLSSPSMYMTPRPGFPQRVLPTTPNHNEKEDTSGEIVIDKTVIENTSIEDQPINPSTPSPKAEEEEEDSLKPSTLPVDNISSLVTSGGSTFDYLYEFSETRKVLEEFFKCPAPTKEKENNIESFPFQDLDYELRRQGGSAYVGQRLASGPPVTEEVMVHESPKKQRAEFQNTGEHENNFLDLSVGTGSSEDLGETEVGLQVGHSRNFTLSPETTDCDSNCGDLDSEVSLMMMDNELMPASGLLGSVGDLGNNSDSLRIYTSMPVLEDGLSSGHASDTDNNNPTVMLMKRQINEIEKEIIQRTRNDMLGTNENDSGKDVGLNVTKDILHTLKTTSSPDLFIAKKENSYDTNELQLDGLDPLGTPPPPAPQGRQSVTLEVNCGEVEAAIKDIRMALQRTKTLPVKSPSEDPPEPSVSPIWIPRCSIMDGRRRICMENNSEESDARRIGDEADVEIEECPDEEEADTDLETDRLLGQQRTDDQGFYDDKGWRKPKTRTMLPPMNAKVATPKQTPPKTLSVAPIETLAPSEPIPSTSTSISPPPVVSVIQSSSSNECEVTTPAQPTSSPQKTPVKNSPSSPQSLKESNNKDKEGKKKSRNKEDLLNDPSVLIEGVLFRARYLGSTQLVCEGQPTKSTRMCQAEEAVSRIKAPDGDTQPSTEVDLFISTEKIMVLNTDLKEIMMDHALRTISYIADIGDLVVLMARRRFVPHEMEEVPKINRTPKMICHVFESEEAQFIAQSIGQAFQVAYMEFLKANGIEDHSFVKEMDYQEVLNSQEIFGDELQMFAKKEMQKEVVVPKAKGEILGVVIVESGWGSMLPTVVIANLAPAGAAARCGQLNIGDQIIAINGVSLVGLPLSTCQTYIKNSKNQTVVKLTVVPCAPVVEVKIKRPDTKYQLGFSVQNGVICSLLRGGIAERGGVRVGHRIIEINNQSVVAVPHEKIVNLLATSVGEILMKTMPTSMFRLLTGQESPVYI
- the LOC126849062 gene encoding uncharacterized protein LOC126849062 isoform X2 — its product is MLQNNICIKFIIIEIAGGREVFSQSRGKVAARKSRFLAASNSINNEDIQTDNKLSVKKNNKSPSTQTIWELRSRCGESRKQRANREVTETVFASEVHSVRRNPTKSILDYDSPKSNRSNRIINYDTILNSNNVEYTIPKSITDLDYGLPKSCIDYQSNHNTPARSMAIVSDGEVVVFDDIDDNWQGLRLDLASSNTNQITAANVDLETDDSQRGRIAPEPPSSSVGSTPSPTTAYHRNTSEFFKVVTPASDCEADSPSPERNHKVARVIGELPIAQYSGSPRRYGVRENTQLPSLLSSPSMYMTPRPGFPQRVLPTTPNHNEKEDTSGEIVIDKTVIENTSIEDQPINPSTPSPKAEEEEEDSLKPSTLPVDNISSLVTSGGSTFDYLYEFSETRKVLEEFFKCPAPTKEKENNIESFPFQDLDYELRRQGGSAYVGQRLASGPPVTEEVMVHESPKKQRAEFQNTGEHENNFLDLSVGTGSSEDLGETEVGLQVGHSRNFTLSPETTDCDSNCGDLDSEVSLMMMDNELMPASGLLGSVGDLGNNSDSLRIYTSMPVLEDGLSSGHASDTDNNNPTVMLMKRQINEIEKEIIQRTRNDMLGTNENDSGKDVGLNVTKDILHTLKTTSSPDLFIAKKENSYDTNELQLDGLDPLGTPPPPAPQGRQSVTLEVNCGEVEAAIKDIRMALQRTKTLPVKSPSEDPPEPSVSPIWIPSIMDGRRRICMENNSEESDARRIGDEADVEIEECPDEEEADTDLETDRLLGQQRTDDQGFYDDKGWRKPKTRTMLPPMNAKVATPKQTPPKTLSVAPIETLAPSEPIPSTSTSISPPPVVSVIQSSSSNECEVTTPAQPTSSPQKTPVKNSPSSPQSLKESNNKVKKDKEGKKKSRNKEDLLNDPSVLIEGVLFRARYLGSTQLVCEGQPTKSTRMCQAEEAVSRIKAPDGDTQPSTEVDLFISTEKIMVLNTDLKEIMMDHALRTISYIADIGDLVVLMARRRFVPHEMEEVPKINRTPKMICHVFESEEAQFIAQSIGQAFQVAYMEFLKANGIEDHSFVKEMDYQEVLNSQEIFGDELQMFAKKEMQKEVVVPKAKGEILGVVIVESGWGSMLPTVVIANLAPAGAAARCGQLNIGDQIIAINGVSLVGLPLSTCQTYIKNSKNQTVVKLTVVPCAPVVEVKIKRPDTKYQLGFSVQNGVICSLLRGGIAERGGVRVGHRIIEINNQSVVAVPHEKIVNLLATSVGEILMKTMPTSMFRLLTGQESPVYI
- the LOC126849062 gene encoding uncharacterized protein LOC126849062 isoform X5, translating into MLQNNICIKFIIIEIAGGREVFSQSRGKVAARKSRFLAASNSINNEDIQTDNKLSVKKNNKSPSTQTIWELRSRCGESRKQRANREVTETVFASEVHSVRRNPTKSILDYDSPKSNRSNRIINYDTILNSNNVEYTIPKSITDLDYGLPKSCIDYQSNHNTPARSMAIVSDGEVVVFDDIDDNWQGLRLDLASSNTNQITAANVDLETDDSQRGRIAPEPPSSSVGSTPSPTTAYHRNTSEFFKVVTPASDCEADSPSPERNHKVARVIGELPIAQYSGSPRRYGVRENTQLPSLLSSPSMYMTPRPGFPQRVLPTTPNHNEKEDTSGEIVIDKTVIENTSIEDQPINPSTPSPKAEEEEEDSLKPSTLPVDNISSLVTSGGSTFDYLYEFSETRKVLEEFFKCPAPTKEKENNIESFPFQDLDYELRRQGGSAYVGQRLASGPPVTEEVMVHESPKKQRAEFQNTGEHENNFLDLSVGTGSSEDLGETEVGLQVGHSRNFTLSPETTDCDSNCGDLDSEVSLMMMDNELMPASGLLGSVGDLGNNSDSLRIYTSMPVLEDGLSSGHASDTDNNNPTVMLMKRQINEIEKEIIQRTRNDMLGTNENDSGKDVGLNVTKDILHTLKTTSSPDLFIAKKENSYDTNELQLDGLDPLGTPPPPAPQGRQSVTLEVNCGEVEAAIKDIRMALQRTKTLPVKSPSEDPPEPSVSPIWIPRCSIMDGRRRICMENNSEESDARRIGDEADVEIEECPDEEEADTDLETDRLLGQQRTDDQGFYDDKGWRKPKTRTMLPPMNAKVATPKQTPPKTLSVAPIETLAPSEPIPSTSTSISPPPVVSVIQSSSSNECEVTTPAQPTSSPQKTPVKNSPSSPQSLKESNNKVKKDKEGKKKSRNKEVLIEGVLFRARYLGSTQLVCEGQPTKSTRMCQAEEAVSRIKAPDGDTQPSTEVDLFISTEKIMVLNTDLKEIMMDHALRTISYIADIGDLVVLMARRRFVPHEMEEVPKINRTPKMICHVFESEEAQFIAQSIGQAFQVAYMEFLKANGIEDHSFVKEMDYQEVLNSQEIFGDELQMFAKKEMQKEVVVPKAKGEILGVVIVESGWGSMLPTVVIANLAPAGAAARCGQLNIGDQIIAINGVSLVGLPLSTCQTYIKNSKNQTVVKLTVVPCAPVVEVKIKRPDTKYQLGFSVQNGVICSLLRGGIAERGGVRVGHRIIEINNQSVVAVPHEKIVNLLATSVGEILMKTMPTSMFRLLTGQESPVYI
- the LOC126849062 gene encoding uncharacterized protein LOC126849062 isoform X4; this translates as MLQNNICIKFIIIEIAGGREVFSQSRGKVAARKSRFLAASNSINNEDIQTDNKLSVKKNNKSPSTQTIWELRSRCGESRKQRANREVTETVFASEVHSVRRNPTKSILDYDSPKSNRSNRIINYDTILNSNNVEYTIPKSITDLDYGLPKSCIDYQSNHNTPARSMAIVSDGEVVVFDDIDDNWQGLRLDLASSNTNQITAANVDLETDDSQRGRIAPEPPSSSVGSTPSPTTAYHRNTSEFFKVVTPASDCEADSPSPERNHKVARVIGELPIAQYSGSPRRYGVRENTQLPSLLSSPSMYMTPRPGFPQRVLPTTPNHNEKEDTSGEIVIDKTVIENTSIEDQPINPSTPSPKAEEEEEDSLKPSTLPVDNISSLVTSGGSTFDYLYEFSETRKVLEEFFKCPAPTKEKENNIESFPFQDLDYELRRQGGSAYVGQRLASGPPVTEEVMVHESPKKQRAEFQNTGEHENNFLDLSVGTGSSEDLGETEVGLQVGHSRNFTLSPETTDCDSNCGDLDSEVSLMMMDNELMPASGLLGSVGDLGNNSDSLRIYTSMPVLEDGLSSGHASDTDNNNPTVMLMKRQINEIEKEIIQRTRNDMLGTNENDSGKDVGLNVTKDILHTLKTTSSPDLFIAKKENSYDTNELQLDGLDPLGTPPPPAPQGRQSVTLEVNCGEVEAAIKDIRMALQRTKTLPVKSPSEDPPEPSVSPIWIPRRRICMENNSEESDARRIGDEADVEIEECPDEEEADTDLETDRLLGQQRTDDQGFYDDKGWRKPKTRTMLPPMNAKVATPKQTPPKTLSVAPIETLAPSEPIPSTSTSISPPPVVSVIQSSSSNECEVTTPAQPTSSPQKTPVKNSPSSPQSLKESNNKVKKDKEGKKKSRNKEDLLNDPSVLIEGVLFRARYLGSTQLVCEGQPTKSTRMCQAEEAVSRIKAPDGDTQPSTEVDLFISTEKIMVLNTDLKEIMMDHALRTISYIADIGDLVVLMARRRFVPHEMEEVPKINRTPKMICHVFESEEAQFIAQSIGQAFQVAYMEFLKANGIEDHSFVKEMDYQEVLNSQEIFGDELQMFAKKEMQKEVVVPKAKGEILGVVIVESGWGSMLPTVVIANLAPAGAAARCGQLNIGDQIIAINGVSLVGLPLSTCQTYIKNSKNQTVVKLTVVPCAPVVEVKIKRPDTKYQLGFSVQNGVICSLLRGGIAERGGVRVGHRIIEINNQSVVAVPHEKIVNLLATSVGEILMKTMPTSMFRLLTGQESPVYI
- the LOC126849062 gene encoding uncharacterized protein LOC126849062 isoform X6, encoding MLQNNICIKFIIIEIAGGREVFSQSRGKVAARKSRFLAASNSINNEDIQTDNKLSVKKNNKSPSTQTIWELRSRCGESRKQRANREVTETVFASEVHSVRRNPTKSILDYDSPKSNRSNRIINYDTILNSNNVEYTIPKSITDLDYGLPKSCIDYQSNHNTPARSMAIVSDGEVVVFDDIDDNWQGLRLDLASSNTNQITAANVDLETDDSQRGRIAPEPPSSSVGSTPSPTTAYHRNTSEFFKVVTPASDCEADSPSPERNHKVARVIGELPIAQYSGSPRRYGVRENTQLPSLLSSPSMYMTPRPGFPQRVLPTTPNHNEKEDTSGEIVIDKTVIENTSIEDQPINPSTPSPKAEEEEEDSLKPSTLPVDNISSLVTSGGSTFDYLYEFSETRKVLEEFFKCPAPTKEKENNIESFPFQDLDYELRRQGGSAYVGQRLASGPPVTEEVMVHESPKKQRAEFQNTGEHENNFLDLSVGTGSSEDLGETEVGLQVGHSRNFTLSPETTDCDSNCGDLDSEVSLMMMDNELMPASGLLGSVGDLGNNSDSLRIYTSMPVLEDGLSSGHASDTDNNNPTVMLMKRQINEIEKEIIQRTRNDMLGTNENDSGKDVGLNVTKDILHTLKTTSSPDLFIAKKENSYDTNELQLDGLDPLGTPPPPAPQGRQSVTLEVNCGEVEAAIKDIRMALQRTKTLPVKSPSEDPPEPSVSPIWIPRCSIMDGRRRICMENNSEESDARRIGDEADVEIEECPDEEEADTDLETDRLLGQQRTDDQGFYDDKGWRKPKTRTMLPPMNAKVATPKQTPPKTLSVAPIETLAPSEPIPSTSTSISPPPVVSVIQSSSSNECEVTTPAQPTSSPQKTPVKNSPSSPQSLKESNNKDKEGKKKSRNKEVLIEGVLFRARYLGSTQLVCEGQPTKSTRMCQAEEAVSRIKAPDGDTQPSTEVDLFISTEKIMVLNTDLKEIMMDHALRTISYIADIGDLVVLMARRRFVPHEMEEVPKINRTPKMICHVFESEEAQFIAQSIGQAFQVAYMEFLKANGIEDHSFVKEMDYQEVLNSQEIFGDELQMFAKKEMQKEVVVPKAKGEILGVVIVESGWGSMLPTVVIANLAPAGAAARCGQLNIGDQIIAINGVSLVGLPLSTCQTYIKNSKNQTVVKLTVVPCAPVVEVKIKRPDTKYQLGFSVQNGVICSLLRGGIAERGGVRVGHRIIEINNQSVVAVPHEKIVNLLATSVGEILMKTMPTSMFRLLTGQESPVYI